In the genome of Hyphomicrobium sp. ghe19, the window TGTCCGCCGGGGAGGTCATGCGGGCTCTCAAGATTTATAACAACATGCAAGGGCTCGAGGCCCGGCCGTTATCATCGCCGCCTCACGTGGTTCTCGAAAAATCTGCGCCGGGCGAAACACCCGCTGGGGGTCTCGAGAAGCCACCCGCAAATGTTGCCTCCATCAATCCGGCCGCGGGATTCAACCGCTGAATGTCATGGCTAAAAAAGGCATCTTGTGGCGGGACGAGGGTGCCTTAGAGGGCGCGCTCATACGATCGATCTTTCTCTTCCTGGTGGCGATGAGCATCGGCATGCTCGCATTGGATCTTCGCGATCAGCTGGATCTCACGCTTGACGAGGGGGCGGAGCAGGTGACGCGGGTCGTCATTCAACTCCCTACCCGGACGGACCAGGAGCGGCCCTACTTTCCGAAGGCGCTCCCCGTCATCCCTGGATCAGGGAGCCCGAAAATGCCGGGTGTTCCCGACAAGCCGACGCCCGATATGGTGGCAGGCCGCATGTCGTTTCATGTGGGTGCTAACGGCGACGTCTCGGCGGTCGGGAGAATTGAAACGGGGAGTTCGGACGATTTCGAGAAGTTTCTCGATCACGATGGAAAAGGCGCGAAGACGATCTGGCTGCTTTCGCCGGGAGGGTCGGTGCCGGACGCCATCACCATGGGCCGTTCCGTCCGGAAGCGCGGGCTCGATACGATGGTGGCCGACAATGGATATTGCGCGTCTTCGTGTCCGCTGCTGTTTGCAGGTGGCGTTCGCCGCACGGCCGGCAAGCACGCGCTGATAGGCGTTCATCAGGTTTCAGCAGTGGCCAAAGGGACGGAGACTTGGGGCGACGGTATTTCGGCCGCTCAACAGATTTCCGCGCGCTGCGTGGAATATCTGGTCAGCATGGGTGTCGATCCAGATAGCTGGATCAAAGCAATGCGGACGCCGAAGGAGCGTCTCTATATTTTCAGGACCGATGAGCTTCACGTCTTGAAGATCACGACGGGAGCGGCGAAGACTTGAATCTTCGCAAGTCGTCATCCTGACGATTGAATCCGCAATTGCCGCTTTCGCCTCGGGGCTTTTCATGTGGGCCGCAGATAAGCGGAGCTGAGAGCCAGTTCGAATAGTTCTGATGAAACCGATCCGCTCGTTCTGCCGTATCGATAGACACGTGGCCCGTGACGCTTGCAGACGGTGCCGACGAGCTGAAGCAATTCAGCGGAGCCCCGGCGGCTTTTTAGCCGGGGCTTTTTCATTTTTTTTGGGATGCACCCGCTGTAGCGCACGGCTACATTGCCGAGAGTTAAGGAACGCGCGCGCCACCGATGCGTAATCCATGTGTACGATGAGAAAAGCGAAGCACGCAAAGTCCTCACGCCCGCGAGGACTATGAAAGCGGCGAAGCCCTGAAAGGGGTCGGAAGCCGTATCACACCGGAGGAAACCCCGAGTGTGGAGAGCCTCGGATTTTTCCGGGGCTCTTATTTTGCGATTATTCGCGAGAGCTATTTCCGTTTCGCCTTCAGATACGCTCCAACTTTCTCGACGTTATTAGATCCTACGGCCCGGATCGCGCCTGCGAGCCCTTGTCCGGTCACGCCGAATTTCTTTTTCCAATATTGGACTTCATAGGGCTCGCGCATCGCTATGCGCGTACGATCCTGCTTGCCTTTCTTTGTCTTATCATCGGCCATTGGAATATCCTTTCCCGACTAGCTTTCGCATTTCGATCGTATCACGGCTCCGTATGGTCCGCACACTGTCGAATGCGAAGGCGGTCGGGCGTGAGATCGTTCAGCGGGAAAGCGCCCGGTGACTGCAATCGCAACGAATGCGCTTTCCGCCGGTTGACCAATCAGCTGGCAAAGGGAGCTCGGTCATGACCATTCGCAAGGTGAAGTCCGGTTATCGGTTGGTGTCGAAGAAGGGCAAGAATCTCGGGACCTATAAGAACAAGGCAGGTGCTGAGAAACGCGAGCGGCAAGTTCAGTTCTTCAAAAAGAAGGCGGCGCACGGATAGAGCCGTGCGGAGAGGTTCTCCACATCCAGTCCGTTAGGCGGTCCTCGTTATCAACACATCGTCCACGACAAAGGTGGACCGGCAACACGTGCCGCCCTTTTCGTACCGCGTTTTTGGCTGAAGGGATGTTCCTCGGGAAGTAGGGGGGAGTACGGATCTTGCAGGCATTTCGCTATTTGCAGCGGTGCGCCAATTCCGATGATATTTCATGGCGGATCGGCATCTTCGCCCTTGAGCGATTGAGGCCGGATCCGAATAATTGGCTGGCGCCAAGTACGCTTTGGGCAGAATATTCTCTCTGGTGCCGCAAGAAGGATGTGCAGCCTCTTCCCGTCGCCAACTTTCTTCAGAAGTTCGACGAGGCTGCAACGATATTGGGCGTTCGGAAGCTTCGTGCGGGCGATGAAGTGGGTTACGCAAGGATTGCTTTCAAGCCCGCGGCTTGATGGCACTCTAAGCGTGCAGTGTGCCGCTCCAGGTGCTCCTAGCGTCGCCAGGTGAGATTCTCATTTTTCCGCAGCGCGGTCTCTGCATGGCGGGCGCGGGCATTATGCGTGGCGCGCCGATGCATGAGGTCGAACAGTGTTCTGGCTTTGATATCCGTCGGCCAATCTGCTTCGGCGACGAAAGCGATCCGCCGCGTCAGTTCTCGCGAGATTTCCTGCTGCCACATGAGTGCATCTTCGAGCGTGTAGGCATCCAGCGCCTCTCGGCAGCAATACTCCAAATAGGTGTGACCGCCTTGGGCCGCCGGACTGCGCGTATGCTCACCCATCGTTTCCTCCACTCGCTCGAGAAACAGACGTGGGGCGAAGTCGATTTGTTCCGGATTGGAATAACGACCAAGGATCACGGGGAATAGCCGACGCCCGACGTGCCTGAATCTGGCGTCATGGCAGCGTCAGCATTCATGGCAGCCGGCGTTTCATAGTCGGCGTTGAGTGAGTAAGCGCTCAACGCCATGAATGAGATGAATAATACCGAAAGCGCGGCCACAAGCGATTTCATCAGTCACCCTCGCAAAACCCGCCTGTAAACGTGACCAGAGGGCTTTGGGTTCCGCGACTTGGGCTGACCCCGGTCATTTTTGCTCCTTGGACCGGGTCATTCGTCCCTATGCTGCTTTCTGCATGGTTGCGCTCAAGGCCTCGCAGCCCTCTGCGCAAACGCTGCAATCATCCACGCAATCCTGCATGTCTCCGATTCTCTGGCAGCTTTGAGCGCATGCGCGGCAGATTTGTGCGCAGGCGTGGCAGACGAAGACGTGCTGGGGAATTCCCGTCAGCAATACCGCGGCCGCCGCTTTGCAAATTTCAGCGCAGGCGATCATCAACTGGAAATGCTCGGGTACGGTATGCTTGCCCCCCGACTCGAGGCAATGGTTCATCGCCTCGCTGAAGCAGGTGGTGGCGCAGGTCTGGCAAAGATCGGCGCAGGCCCGCATTTCGGTGCTAAGTTGTTGCATCGTTTGCTACCTCCAGGATTTCGACATGGGAGGAACTTCGCATAAGCCCGAGAGTTGCGGGGTTTGCGTGGGGTTATGCGTAATTTCCTTGATCGGCTTCCTTGGTACGACGAAGCCTGGATGATCCGAGCCGCGAGCGTGGCGCCCGGGGGGCGACTTCAGCGATTTTGGACGTCAAGCAAACCGGGGAGCGCCGAGCCTTGCGGGCCGATTTCGGATGTCGCCTCCAGACAGCTCTTCTGAATGATTATTCTGCAGGGGTTGGGATCGTTTTGATGGACGCAATTTTTGACGGTAACCCAGGCGCTGTAGATTTTCGCGGCTTGGGCGGTGAAGCGATCGAGTTCGGCGCCTGCGAAGGACGCCTTTAAATTCTTGGCTTTATCGGTGAGGGCGGTTCCGTCGCAAACCTCTATCGCGCCGAGCGCTTCGCCATATCGGGCTCCGGCCTCTTGCGGCGAGAGCGAGGATGACGCGCCCGCGAAAGCATTGGTCAGGCCGAGGAATAGAACGAGAAGATACCCCATCCCGGAAGCGGGTGTCCGCAAAAGGTACATTGCGATCTGACGCTTGTGCGTTGTCATCGTGACCGTTCAGCTTGTTATAGGCGCTCCAGTCAAAATTACGTTGGGCATTGGGCTGCGGATCACAGAACATCCGCAGCGGCGGTTCATTCGAAGCCGGTCAACCTCTGAATAACTCTGCCGATGATGCTGTTGAAGCGCATCGGCCCCTCGGAGGCGATCAAGCAGATGCAATCGTCTCCGGCGCCGGCAATCGGAGCGTGCTCATCACCTTCATTCATATCGGCAACGTCGCCGACGCCGTATATGCCTGTATTGTCCGTGAAGGATCCCTGCAAGACGAGGGTCATCTCGGAGCCGCTGTGGCCGTGTTCTGGAAGTTTCAATCCCGGCGAAACCCTGATGAGCCGCAGCGACGCTTGGGCTCGTCCCGACAGCGGAATCCGGTGCTGCCAAACGCCAAAGCCAGCCCATTTCCATGGGACGTCCTTGAACCAAGGGCCGACATGCTTTCGGAGAGCCGCCGGCACATCGCCCTCGCCTGAGGCGAGCGCTTTGGGTTCTTTGAAGTCTCTCAATATGGCAATTCCCGGAGTGAGTGAGGCCGAAGGAACCTCATCCAACAGCGATGCGCCTATGGTTTCCATGATCGCCAATTCGCGGCGGCAACGTTTACAAAGCGAGATATGGCTCGCCATAACGGCGGCCAAAGCCTCCGGCATGCTTCCCGCGGAGCAGCTCACGAGGTTTTCAAGTGCTGGATGACGTTCGATGCTCATTCGTCTTGTGCCCCGACCGTCGCGCGAAGTTTCAGATATGCCAACCGGATCCGCGATTTTACGGTGCCGACCGGTAACCCCAGCCGCTCAGCGATTTCACGGTGGGACAGACCATCGATGAATGACAGAAAGACAACTTGATACTGGTCACGCGGCAAACCCTCCAACGCCCGGCGCATGTTGAGCCGTCGCTCTTCATCAGAGACGACCTCATCCGGCGGTGCATCCATGCTCGCCTCCTGATCGTAGCCGTCGGGAAGCTCAACCCACATTTCCTCCTTACGCAGGCGATCGATCCTTAGATTGCGTGCGATCGTAAAAATCCACGTCGGGACACTTCCGCGTTCGCTGGAGTAGAGGCTCGCCTTGCGCCAGACCGCTAGAAGGGTTTCCTGGGCGAGTTCTTCCGCAGTATTCGCGTCCGCGCCGTGCCGCATCATGAAGGATTTGACGCGCGGCGCGTATTTTTGGAACAGCTGTTGGAATGCCAGCTGATCCTTCTGGTTTGCGATCTGCAGAAGGTTATCAGTGTCCGACATGCTTGCCGATCTTGGGTTTTCAGTTACGGCCGAAATGATATTCTATGCCCGGCTCGTTGACGATAGTGCTCACGGTAGATAGTGGCCGTTCCGATCTTTTCTCTCTCGACGTCGCCCTCGTTGTCGCGCTGACATTTTATGGATCGATCGTAACCGGCCTCGTCGCTTCGACGGTGCTGCTCAGCCAGAGCCTGACATCAGGCGAGTTCGTAGCGGGCCCTTCCTGGTGACCGCCCTCGGGCTCGGCTGTTATTGAGCCGAGAAAAATGGACCGTTGCGGCTCGCCGATGTTCCGCGGCCCACTTCGCCGCCTGGTCACGCGTCGATCAAAGTTGGCAGTGCATGGCTGGGAGCCAAGCGACCCAAGGGCAACCAGAATGTCCATTCAGACACGTAAGTATCTGAAATATATGGATTGGTGCCCAGAAGAGGACTCGAACCTCCACGCCTTGTGAGCGCTGCTACCTGAAAGCAGTGCGTCTACCAATTCCGCCATCTGGGCATCGACGTGTCAGGTAAATTGTGCGGGCCCGGAAGTCAATTGCGGGACGGCTGATCCGACTGAGGCAATACTTCAGGGGTTCCGATGAGGCGGTCCAGGCGATCCTTGGTGCCAACGGTTGCGTATGTGGTGACGGGTGCTGCTGGGCTTCATCCTGCGCTCGACGATGCAACTCGGTCTGCGGCCGACACCGTGGGGAGCAATAATCGGGATGAGGGTGGTGGCCGCTTCCCCAAACGTGCTCCATCGAGCTCTCACGCTTGTGGTCCCGCACCGTGCGAACGTGGCCGTCGATCCACAGGAGGTCACTGTTCGTCTACAAGCGGAACCGGCGCGCATTCCACCGATCGCAGAATCACCCCAAGGTTTCAAAATAATTACCGCCAACTGATTTTTTCGTGAAGCGATTCGTTTCTAATTTTAGTCGCGCATCTTCGCGCTCGCTGCGTCAGTGCTCCTCGATTGAATAAATGACATTTTTCATAAGTGTATTTTGTGGCCGATGTTCTCAATGCTGATAATTGGTCGGGCGGCGCTTGTTTGGCGTAGACGAATGCTTTTTTGCAATTCGCGCGTTGATCCCAAATTCCGGGGGAATGATTTTGCTCAGAGCATTGCAGCGGGGATTGGTTGCCGCCACCTGCACCTTCACTCTTTTCGGCAGCACTGCCGCTTTCGCGCAAGAGTTCTTGAGGTTCAATCTTTGGGATGACGACTCCTGGATCAGTGTCGGAGCGGGCCTGCGCGGGCAGTTCATCACGGAGCCCGAGAAATCAGGACTTAACGATGCGGAACTCGCAAACGCCCGACTTTACATACAGGGCCAGCTCACCAAAAAAGTCGGTTTCACTTATAATACCGACATAGATCAAGCTCCGAACGGCGATCCCACCGGCATGCAAACTCTCGACGCGATGGCTCGCTTCGAGTTTCACGACGAGTTCAACCTCTACGGCGGGCGAATGCTGCCTCCGAGCGATCGCGCAAACCTCGACGGGCCGTTCAATCTCGGAACTTGGGAATTTCCGTTCGTCAGCGCCTATCCCGCTATCTTCGACGGCCGCGATAATGGCGGTGCGGTTTGGGGCGATATCGGCAAGTTCAAATATATGATCGGCGGATACCAGGGTTGTACCGCAGATAACAACTCGTGTTTCAGTCGCGAAGCTAACGGGCCGCTTGTTGCCGGCCGTGTGCAGTACGATTTCTGGGATGCAGAGGACGGCTATTACACCTACTCGAGCGACTATTACGGCAAAAAGAAAATTCTGTCGGTCGGTGTGGTTGGGCAGTTCCAGAGTGGAGCCGCGACCAACGGCGTGCGGTCAGGTGATTTCACCGGCTTCAATGTGGACGTGCTGATGCAGCATCACGCGTTTACCGCGCATGATAATTTTACGATCGAAGGTGCGTACTACATCTACGATACCTACGGCATCGATACGCGCGCCGCGGATGGCGGAAACGGGCTTGCTTCCGGCAATGCGTGGTTCATCCTGACGAGCTACCTGATCGATTATAAAGTTTGCATTGGCAGGTTTGAGCCGGTCTTCCGTTACCAGGAGTTCGATCACGATTTCGGGCCGGACCAAGCTGAATATTCGGTCGGCAGCAACTTCATCATCGATGGCCACGACGCGCTTCTGTCCGCCCTCTTTTCGCATGAGAATATCGACGACTTTGGCGACAGAAACGTCGACAGATTTATTCTGGGTATGCAACTTCAGTTTTGATGTAACGGAAACTTGCGATACCCATCACGGTGCCAAATGGTGGGCGGCTTCACAGCCGGTTGGCATTAAGCGCGCGAAGCCCAGCGTCTCGATGAAACTTGCGCCGCCGTGCATTTAGAGGCGGCGTCGCCGATGCCTTCGACCTGAGACCGTGATGGGTTCGACTGTTGGAGGAATTTAAGTGAACGATCAGACCGGCGTCCGTTAAATGGAATTTTGCGAAATATTGCCGTCGATCGACCGTTCACCACCTCGAACGTAGATAGTCAGGCATCGAATTATTTGATTTGGGTCAAGCGGCACAAGCTTTCTACGGCTCCGCTCCCGCGAATTGGGCGGGCGCGAATTTGCATTATGTCGCATGCGGACGATTGATACAGATTTGCAACTGAAAGACATGGTGTCGCCTGTTGCGGGCGCTTTCGCTCTGCGGCCCTTCGAGCATCGTTGCTGATCGTCCTTCTTAGCTTGGCGAAGACGATCAAGGGCATGTTCTCGAATTGGAAGCGCCTGGCGAATCTTGGCGAGCCCGCGTAGAGAACTTCGACTTCACCGGCAAAACACGGATCAAGGCCGCAATCGATCGCCCCCGCGTCATCGAGGTGCGCGATCCAGAAGTTTGTTTGCGCGGCCTCAGCGGCTGGAGCCGACTGCCCCTTCGCCGCCGTTTCCAGTTTTGGATCAAAGCAGGCCGCTTTCAGTGCCTACGGCGAGGATGGATGTGACAGTGCCGCGACACGAAACTCTCGGATCAGCACCTTGGGCCTCGTGACTTGGGCATATACGCTGCGGCAGTGGCCTTGCCGCTGATCTTCGGTATCGCTATGCGATAGCGCTATCCGATGATGCGAGAGCGGGGCGGGTGTCTGCAGTGAGCGATGTCGAAAAAGCCGAAGCGACTGGTTCTCCGCTTGAAGTCTTCCGCGTCTTCCTGAGGCTTGGCCTGACATCGTTCGGCGGACCCATTGCCCACCTCGGGTACTTCCATAATGAACTGGTTCTACGTCGGCGCTGGATCGACGAGGAAACTTACGTTCAGCTTGTTGCGCTGTGCCAGTTTCTGCCGGGGCCGGCATCGAGCCAGGTTGGCTTTTCGCTCGGGTTGTTGCGTGGCAACGGCTTGTTGGGAGGATTGGCTGCTTGGGCCGCCTTCACGTTGCCCTCGGCCCTCATTCTCCTGGCGTTTGCACTTGGCGCAAACGCCTTCACCGGGCCTGCCGCTGAAGGCTTCATTCACGGATTGAAACTCGTCGCGGTTGCCGTGGTGGCGCAGGCAGTGTGGGGCATGGCCCAGAACCTGACGCCCGATAGGCCTCGCGCGGCCATTGCACTATGCGCGCTTTTCCTCGTCATTCTTGCCAGCAATTCCTGGGCGCAGATCGCCGCCATTGCGCTCGGCGCAATCGGTGGGCTTCTGCTCTGCAGAGATGACAGTAAGACGGTTCGCGGCGCGCTGCGCTTTCCCGTGTCGCGTCGTGACGGCGCGATCAGTCTTGCGCTCTTCACCGGCTTTCTCCTCTTACCTCCGGTGATCGCGGCCGCAACCGGCGACCATACGGTAAGGTTCTTTGATGCGTTCTTCCGCTCGGGCGCCTTGGTGTTCGGCGGCGGCCACGTGGTACTGCCGCTCCTACAGAACGCCGTCGTTGCGCCGGGGCTGGTCCACAATCAGGATTTTCTTGCCGGTTATGGCCTGGCGCAGGCTGTGCCTGGGCCGCTCTTCACTTTTGCGGCTTACATCGGCGCGGTCGCCGTCCAATGGCCTAATGGAACAGCCGGGGCATTTCTCGCGCTCTTCGCTATTTTCCTTCCTGGCTTAATGCTGGTCTACGGAACGCTTCCCTATTGGGATGAGCTGCGATCCAGGCCGGGCGCGCGAGCTGCCATGAAGGGTGCCAACGCTGCCGTCGTCGGCATTCTTGCCGCCGCGCTCTATAATCCCGTGTGGACCAGCGCGGTGCTGGCGCCTCGCGATTTCGCCATAGCAACGGCGGGTTTCTTGCTGCTGACTGTATGGAAACTGCCGAGCTGGAGCGTCGTCGGCTTGCTCGCTGTCGCTGGTCTCATCGCGTCAGTCCTTTAAGAAGGTGGGGCGTCGCGCTCTTCACTTAGTTGGAGCCAAGCGCACCAAACCGTTTTGAGAGAACGGACCTTCATCTGGCAGAGCAGGTGACGAGGCATGTATTGGCGGCCGCCGATGTCATGGATACGATGTGCGGTGGTCAATCGGTGATCTTTTTCGGCTACGAGAAGTAACATGTTCAAACATATACTTATTGCGACTGACGGTTCCGATCTCGCACAAAAAGCTATCGCACAGGGGTTCGCCTTGGCTGAAGCTGTCGGTGCAAAAGTGACAATCGTAACCGTGACTGAACCCTGGGGAATGAATGTTCCCCCCGAAGTCGCGGTTGTCTATCCGGTCCAAGAATACGAGCAGGCAGCGGCGGCGAACGCGAGAAAAATCTTGGACGATGCAGCCACCGCTGGGATGAAAATACAAGTTGCCTGCCAGACCGTCCATGTCAAAGACCAGTATCCCGCCGAGGGCATTGTCCAAACTGCAAGCGCGAATGGCTGCGACTTGATCGTAATGGCATCGCATGGCCACAGGGGTTTGATGCGCCTCGTGCTTGGCAGCCAAGCTCATCGCGTCGTGACGCAGAGCGCGACGTCGGTCTTGATTTGTCGATGAAGCAGAGGATCGAGCTTAACGCTCCGCCATATCCGGCGCGGCTCGCACGCGCTGGATCAGCATGGCCGCCGTACTCGCCACTGTTTCACCGGCGCTGAGCGATTGCCATTCCGTCTGCGTCGCACTGTTTACCTGTTGTCGTAAGACGCTTGGCGTTGCATCGGAGGGATCTCCAACCCGATGACTCACGCGATCAATAAGCAGCTCGAGCGGCGCATCCAGCCAGAAGCCATTGAAGGGAATGGTCTGAGGCACCACCGCTTCAATCCGTTGCCGGTCTGCAGCGCGATCAAAGACGGCATCGGCGATAACGGCGTGCCCGCTTTTCAGATACGTTGCCGCTATTCTCGCTTGTTCCGCATAAACGCGCTTTGACACGCTCGGTTGATAGGCCTCAGGCGGTAAACGCGTTTCTGCCGGCACGCCGTATAAGCGCTTGCGAATTCGATCGCTGGAAAGCACACGGGCCCCTGGTGGATTTCCCAATCGATGGGCGGCCGCGGCGGCTACGGATGACTTCCCGGAACCGCTAAGGCCACCGACCGCAACGAGCTGCGGTGGACTGACAGTCAACAGATCGCCTGCAAGGTCAAAATAGGCGCGGGCTTCCTTGAGCGCAGCTGCGTTTCTATCCGTGACTTGGACGGCAGAGACATGCGCGCGAACAGAAGCACGAACAGCCATGAAGAAAGGCAAGAGAGCGACTCCGTCATCTTCATCAGCAGTATCGAAATAGCGATTGAACACCCAGTTTGCTTCGGGGCGAAGTCCCCGGCCCCATAAATCCATGAGCAGAAAGGCAAGATCATAAAGCACGTCGATGGTGGCCAGATCCTCATCGAATTCCAGGCAGTCGAAAAGCGTGGGATTGCCATCAAGCAGGCAGACGTTTCGGAGGTGCAGATCTCCATGGCAACGGCGCACTTTGCCCGATCTCTCCCGCTCATCGAGTAACCACCCCAACCGGTCGAGGGTCGCCTTGAAATTCATTTCAAGGACGTGCGCCTGCTCTGCGCTGAATATTCCCGCAGCCCTGATCGATTCGGAATTCCCATTCAGGACAGCCGTCATGATCTCGCGGCCAGATCGCCGATGATCGATTGCTGCATATCGATGGAAGTCTGCGATAGCGAGTGCCGTCTTGGTGAGGAGTTCAGGGCCGAGTTCGTTCCGCTCAGCGATTTGGCTGAAGAGATCCCGCTGATCGAAGCGCACCATTTCAACAACCGAATCGACCAATTCGCCGGTCCCGTCGAATGTCAGGCTGCCGCTCTCGTCGCGTGTGATGCGTCGCACGGCAACATAAAGGGACGGTGCGGTTCGCCGATTAAGCTCCAGTTCTCGTAAGCACGCAGAGAGACGCTGGCTCGCTGTAGAGAAATCCAAATAGGGGAAGCATACGGAACGTTTAAGTTTAAAAGCCCGTCCACCGCTCAGGATAATTATGGAGATGTGCGTGTCGTGTCGTTCGGTAAGGTCCGATAGGCTTGAGAGGAAATCAATGACGTCGCTTTGATCGTGCCCAGTCGTCATTGTTATTGCCGTTTCGAGTCGAGTTCTGTCGCAAGGCTCGGCTAACGTCGCCGCGCGGCTTGGCCTAAGAACATAAATCGATAGCTTAAAATAAAATGTCTACGTGAGGTTTGATCCAACGCAAGGCGAGTTTTGACTTGCTGCTCTATGTAGCGGTTTTTTCTATTGTTGAGCGGAGGATACTTCAATGAATGATGCCCAGCTTCGCCAGTACGTCATCGACGAGCTTGAATTCGAACCCAGCATCGACGCAACAAATATTGGGGTCGCTGCCGACGACGGTATCATAACCTTGACGGGGCACGTTCGAAGCTATGCCGAGAAGGTTGCCGCGCTTTGGGCTGTACGGCGAGTTAGAGGCGTACGAGCTGTCGCACAGGAAATCGAGGTGCGCTATCCCGGAGAGGACACGACGTCTGACGAGGAAATTGCGAAGCGCGTTCTCAGTGTTTTGAAATGGCACGCCATGATCCCGCACGAAGACG includes:
- a CDS encoding DUF3606 domain-containing protein — its product is MADDKTKKGKQDRTRIAMREPYEVQYWKKKFGVTGQGLAGAIRAVGSNNVEKVGAYLKAKRK
- a CDS encoding ChrR family anti-sigma-E factor, which codes for MSIERHPALENLVSCSAGSMPEALAAVMASHISLCKRCRRELAIMETIGASLLDEVPSASLTPGIAILRDFKEPKALASGEGDVPAALRKHVGPWFKDVPWKWAGFGVWQHRIPLSGRAQASLRLIRVSPGLKLPEHGHSGSEMTLVLQGSFTDNTGIYGVGDVADMNEGDEHAPIAGAGDDCICLIASEGPMRFNSIIGRVIQRLTGFE
- a CDS encoding sigma-70 family RNA polymerase sigma factor, which gives rise to MSDTDNLLQIANQKDQLAFQQLFQKYAPRVKSFMMRHGADANTAEELAQETLLAVWRKASLYSSERGSVPTWIFTIARNLRIDRLRKEEMWVELPDGYDQEASMDAPPDEVVSDEERRLNMRRALEGLPRDQYQVVFLSFIDGLSHREIAERLGLPVGTVKSRIRLAYLKLRATVGAQDE
- a CDS encoding porin encodes the protein MILLRALQRGLVAATCTFTLFGSTAAFAQEFLRFNLWDDDSWISVGAGLRGQFITEPEKSGLNDAELANARLYIQGQLTKKVGFTYNTDIDQAPNGDPTGMQTLDAMARFEFHDEFNLYGGRMLPPSDRANLDGPFNLGTWEFPFVSAYPAIFDGRDNGGAVWGDIGKFKYMIGGYQGCTADNNSCFSREANGPLVAGRVQYDFWDAEDGYYTYSSDYYGKKKILSVGVVGQFQSGAATNGVRSGDFTGFNVDVLMQHHAFTAHDNFTIEGAYYIYDTYGIDTRAADGGNGLASGNAWFILTSYLIDYKVCIGRFEPVFRYQEFDHDFGPDQAEYSVGSNFIIDGHDALLSALFSHENIDDFGDRNVDRFILGMQLQF
- the chrA gene encoding chromate efflux transporter; amino-acid sequence: MSDVEKAEATGSPLEVFRVFLRLGLTSFGGPIAHLGYFHNELVLRRRWIDEETYVQLVALCQFLPGPASSQVGFSLGLLRGNGLLGGLAAWAAFTLPSALILLAFALGANAFTGPAAEGFIHGLKLVAVAVVAQAVWGMAQNLTPDRPRAAIALCALFLVILASNSWAQIAAIALGAIGGLLLCRDDSKTVRGALRFPVSRRDGAISLALFTGFLLLPPVIAAATGDHTVRFFDAFFRSGALVFGGGHVVLPLLQNAVVAPGLVHNQDFLAGYGLAQAVPGPLFTFAAYIGAVAVQWPNGTAGAFLALFAIFLPGLMLVYGTLPYWDELRSRPGARAAMKGANAAVVGILAAALYNPVWTSAVLAPRDFAIATAGFLLLTVWKLPSWSVVGLLAVAGLIASVL
- a CDS encoding universal stress protein, with translation MFKHILIATDGSDLAQKAIAQGFALAEAVGAKVTIVTVTEPWGMNVPPEVAVVYPVQEYEQAAAANARKILDDAATAGMKIQVACQTVHVKDQYPAEGIVQTASANGCDLIVMASHGHRGLMRLVLGSQAHRVVTQSATSVLICR
- a CDS encoding AAA family ATPase, encoding MAERNELGPELLTKTALAIADFHRYAAIDHRRSGREIMTAVLNGNSESIRAAGIFSAEQAHVLEMNFKATLDRLGWLLDERERSGKVRRCHGDLHLRNVCLLDGNPTLFDCLEFDEDLATIDVLYDLAFLLMDLWGRGLRPEANWVFNRYFDTADEDDGVALLPFFMAVRASVRAHVSAVQVTDRNAAALKEARAYFDLAGDLLTVSPPQLVAVGGLSGSGKSSVAAAAAHRLGNPPGARVLSSDRIRKRLYGVPAETRLPPEAYQPSVSKRVYAEQARIAATYLKSGHAVIADAVFDRAADRQRIEAVVPQTIPFNGFWLDAPLELLIDRVSHRVGDPSDATPSVLRQQVNSATQTEWQSLSAGETVASTAAMLIQRVRAAPDMAER